The Ahaetulla prasina isolate Xishuangbanna chromosome 4, ASM2864084v1, whole genome shotgun sequence genome has a window encoding:
- the GJC1 gene encoding gap junction gamma-1 protein, with protein sequence MSWSFLTRLLEEIHNHSTFVGKIWLTVLIVFRIVLTAVGGESIYYDEQSKFVCNTEQPGCENVCYDAFAPLSHVRFWVFQIILVSTPSVMYLGYAAHKIARLVEHGGMERKLRSKPLLMRWKQHRGLEEAEDDNEEDPMMYPEIEVESERENKQNPSLTKIKHDGRRRIREDGLMKIYIFQLLSRTMFEIGFLIGQYLLYGFEVSPTFLCSRNPCPHTIDCFISRPTEKTIFLLIMYGVSGLCLLLNIWEMLHLGFGTIRDTLNNKRKELEDSGTYHYPFIWNTPSAPPGYNIAMKPDQIQYTELSNAKIAHKQNKANIAQEQQYGSNEENIPTELENIQREIKVAQERLDLAIHAYNNQNNPSCSKEKKPRGSSNKSSGSSKSGDGKTSVWI encoded by the coding sequence ATGAGTTGGAGTTTCTTGACCCGTCTACTTGAGGAGATCCACAATCATTCCACATTTGTGGGGaagatctggctgactgtgctgaTCGTATTCCGCATTGTTCTCACTGCTGTGGGAGGGGAATCCATTTATTATGATGAACAAAGCAAATTCGTTTGCAATACAGAACAGCCAGGTTGTGAAAATGTGTGCTATGATGCTTTTGCACCCCTCTCTCATGTGAGGTTTTGGGTATTTCAAATCATCCTAGTCTCTACTCCCTCAGTAATGTACTTAGGCTATGCTGCTCACAAAATAGCTCGGCTAGTGGAACATGGCGGAATGGAACGGAAGTTACGAAGCAAACCTCTTCTAATGCGTTGGAAACAACACCGAGGTTTAGAAGAAGCAGAAGACGATAATGAAGAAGATCCAATGATGTATCCAGAGATTGAGGTAGAGAGTGAACGAGAGAACAAGCAAAATCCATCCCTCACAAAAATAAAGCATGACGGTCGGAGGCGAATCCGAGAAGATGGGCTTATGAAGATTTACATCTTTCAACTGCTGAGTAGGACTATGTTTGAAATTGGCTTCCTGATAGGCCAGTACTTACTCTATGGATTTGAAGTCAGTCCAACGTTCCTTTGTAGCAGAAATCCGTGTCCCCATACTATTGACTGTTTCATTTCAAGGCCCACAGAAAAAACCATATTCCTGCTCATCATGTATGGTGTGAGTGGTCTGTGTTTACTTCTGAATATCTGGGAAATGCTTCACTTGGGATTTGGCACCATTCGGGACACACTGAATAACAAGCGGAAGGAGCTAGAAGATTCAGGAACCTATCATTATCCTTTTATTTGGAATACCCCATCAGCTCCTCCAGGGTACAATATTGCCATGAAACCTGACCAAATACAGTACACAGAGTTGTCTAATGCCAAAATAGCACATAAGCAAAATAAAGCCAACATTGCCCAAGAACAACAATATGGCAGCAATGAAGAGAACATTCCCACTGAACTGGAGAACATCCAGCGAGAAATCAAAGTAGCTCAGGAACGCTTAGATCTTGCCATCCATGCATATAATAATCAGAATAATCCATCCTGTTCCAAGGAGAAGAAGCCCAGAGGCAGCTCAAACAAAAGCAGCGGCAGTAGTAAATCAGGGGATGGGAAGACTTCTGTTTGGATTTGA